The stretch of DNA ATTCATGCCGGCCTCGGTGCTGCGCGTCGGCGCTGGACGGGACTCTTCGAGCTCGATGCTCTCTTCAGCCAGCTCGCTCTCTTGCTTCTCTTCAGGCTCCTGAACGCCTGTGCCCTCTTCACTCCGTGGGGCAATATCGAGGGAAGCAAGCCCATTGGCTATGCCATTTGGCCGCGCCTTGCTGCTCGGCATCCAGAGCTTTGTGTCGGGAACGTGCAGCGTTTCGGCGGGACGAGCGCTTGCCATAGTCTCCGACTGCAGCTGTAGCGCTTCGATCTGCTTGTCTCTTTCCCGGAGGGCCTCATGCGCCTCTTCCAGCTCTCGCGACAGCTTCTGAATCTGGTCGAGATAATCCCGCGCGCTCCGCTGCAGGGACTGCAGGGCTGAGGTGCGCTCGGCCAGCTCCTCTTCGAGCGGCGTACGGCTAGCGCGCAGTTTTGCGATCTGGTCATCCCGCTGTCGAAGCTCCTGGCCGAGCTCCTCCAGTTCCGCGCGCACCTGAACGATGTCGCGATTTCGCTCCTGCAGCTGCAGCTTGTAATCCTGGATGCGCAGCTCATGACGCCGCGCCAGCATCGCATTCTCCGCACGCAGTCTTGCCCGGTCCGCGCGGAGCTCCTCGCTGGTCGTTGGGAATTGGCGCTGCACACGACGTCGTCCGACGCGCTCACCGTGATGCCACACGATGCGCAACAGAAACAGTGCGATGAGGCTTGCCAGGACAAACCCCAGAGCGATCAACATGATCGTCTCGAGATAGACCATCCGACTTGCGCTCTCTTTCCTGGCTGACAAGCGCTCCGTCTGCTGACGGAGTTGGCTCGACCAATAATGTCGGGTCTCGTCGCGAACTCGCCGCCAGCAAATAAACCCCAACTTACATCAAGGCAAGCTTATCGCGTCTAGGCAGCATTGAGAATGCTGCTTCGTAAAGATTACGTGCATCGTCCTAGAAGGGGTTCCATGTGGGCTCCGGCGTATACTTGAGATAGCCGACATTCGCGCCGAGCCGCGCCCCCACGCCTGTGCGGATGGGTGCGAGCCTAATATACTGGTTTTGTTGATAGTTTACCCCAAATCCGCCGATGATATACGCGGAGCCTTCCACGCCGATGAAGCGGGTGTAGATCTGGTTGGGGGAGGTGATGTTATAGACCAGCGTCATGACGCGAGAGCCATTGCCGCCGAAATCGAAGCCGATGGATGGGCCCTGCCAATAGACCCGGTAGCTTCCCCCATTCTTCAGATACATGGTGCCTTCCCCGTAGCGAAGGCCGCCAAAGAAGGCTCCCGCGGCTTCCTGGCCGACGATATAGCCGGTCGGCTGCCCGGAATCCGCGAAGACCCTCTCGATCACCTCGGCAAAGCCGGCCGTCGTGGTTCCGAAGAACTGGTGACCCGCCTGGACGATCTCTTGGGCGCTATAGTGCTGATTGTTTGGATTCTGTGTCGCTGACTGGGAAAGGGCAGGGGCGGGTGTCAATGCGGCAGCCACCAATCCCAGAACCACCCCGCTCACAATCGCCACGGAATTGGATCGAACGCTCTTCAGAAACGACTTCATCATGGTCTTTCCCACTCGGGCTTGCGCTGGAAGGCGAGAGAGACTTGCCAACTTCGCCGCCACCCGCGCTCGCAGCACCTGGACCCTGCAGCACCCCACCACCACTGCCGGCCTGTTCTCGTCCGCCACCTTCTCGAAAAATCGGGCAGCGTTGAGACATATTGTCGACCACCGAGCCCCATCGGCAGCGCTTCATTGCACCAGTGTAGTCGCTGGGAACTTCCAAACCGTTAACGCATTGGAAAGGCTGTTTTCAGATTTTCCAGCCGCGAGCGATAAAACCGGGATTGTCGAAGCCACGATGCTCTTTCCCATAGGTGAAATCGCCACCATCGATGCCGCTGACCGAGCCGCCAGCCGCCGCAAGCACCGCATGCCCCGCCGCCACATCCCATTCCATGGTGCGCCCGAAGCGGGGATACAGATCCGCAAGACCCGCGGCGATCAGGCAGAATTTCAGAGATGATCCCGCTGAAACCAGTTCTCTGACCGGTTGCCCCCTCAGATACTCATCCGTTGCGGCATCGCGGTGGCTTCGGCTGGCGACAACAGTGAACCCGTCATCCGGGCATGGCCGCGTGTGAATGGGACGGAACGCGGCCCTCTCGAACGGATCTTCAACCTCGATCTCGGCTTGCCATGCCCCGAGCCCAATCTCTCCGAAATAGAGCTGGTTGACCGCGGGGGCATAGACGACTCCAGCCCGTGGGTGCCCCGCCTCGATCAGCGCGATATTGACGGTGAATTCTCCATTCTGGCTGATGAACTCCTTGGTGCCATCGAGCGGATCAACCAGAATGAATCGCTCGCCGATCGCCGGGCACTGACCGGCTGCCATGGCCTCCTCGGCCACAACGGGAAGGTCCGGCAGGCTTTCTTTGAGGCCGGCGAGGATGATCCGCTCCGCGACCTGGTCCGCCTCCGTGACCGGTGAATGATCGGCCTTAAGCGCGACGGTGGGGCCGCATCGGT from Rhodoligotrophos sp. CJ14 encodes:
- the cysQ gene encoding 3'(2'),5'-bisphosphate nucleotidase CysQ encodes the protein MSGQFPAPLAGSRLFCSFAPLAFAAGRAIMEIYRCGPTVALKADHSPVTEADQVAERIILAGLKESLPDLPVVAEEAMAAGQCPAIGERFILVDPLDGTKEFISQNGEFTVNIALIEAGHPRAGVVYAPAVNQLYFGEIGLGAWQAEIEVEDPFERAAFRPIHTRPCPDDGFTVVASRSHRDAATDEYLRGQPVRELVSAGSSLKFCLIAAGLADLYPRFGRTMEWDVAAGHAVLAAAGGSVSGIDGGDFTYGKEHRGFDNPGFIARGWKI
- a CDS encoding DUF1134 domain-containing protein produces the protein MMKSFLKSVRSNSVAIVSGVVLGLVAAALTPAPALSQSATQNPNNQHYSAQEIVQAGHQFFGTTTAGFAEVIERVFADSGQPTGYIVGQEAAGAFFGGLRYGEGTMYLKNGGSYRVYWQGPSIGFDFGGNGSRVMTLVYNITSPNQIYTRFIGVEGSAYIIGGFGVNYQQNQYIRLAPIRTGVGARLGANVGYLKYTPEPTWNPF